GTCCACATCCCCGACTCCAGAAGTAGCTCTCTAACCTCATCCCCCGTCAAACTGCTCGGATGCCGACCCGAAAACGAGCTGAATCGTGGACTGTCTGGGCGGCCTTCGAGCTCCGCGCGGGAGAGTTCGATAATGACCGACTGCAGAGCCCGTCGATCACCTCGGTTAATCGCAAGAATCCGTCCTTCGGCGGGTGCGGTATAACGTACTCCTTGGATTTTCTTGTCTTCCATGAGGAGCTGGCCTCGACGCACGTCATCACCGACGCTGACATGCATTGTTGGCCGTAAGCCGATGTAGTCCGCCGCAACAACACCAACGCGCCGTGAAACAACGGCGGCTTCAATCTCTTGTCTAGGTTCACCGGCGATCGGAAGCTCGAGACCCTTACGTATTGTGTGAACTGCCATCACACACTGTGCCGTCAACCGGCCAACTCTCTCTCAACAAGTTCGCAAATTACGTGTAGCAGGGTTCGGTGCACTTCTTGTACCCGCGGCACGGAGTCGTGGGGTACGTTGATCTGAAGTTCAGCGGCTCGACCAAGGAGTCCGCCATCCCGGCCGGTTAGTGCGATGCGCCGTAGGCCTCCTCGTTCGGCAGCTTCTAATCCAGCGATGACGTTCGCTGACTTCCCGCTCGTGGAGATCGCGAAGGCGATGTCTCCTTGTCTTCCAAGTGCGTCGACCTGCCGGGCGAAAATTTGATCGAAGCCGTAGTCGTTTCCAATAGCCGTTACAACACTTGAATCGGCAGTCAACGAAATCGCTGGCCAGCCTTGTCGATCGTGTGCAAAGCGACCAACCAGCTCAGCAGCCAGGTGCTCAGCATCGGAAGCGCTACCGCCGTTCCCAAACACCAACACTTTGTTACGTGATTCAAAAGCGGACACCAGCATGTCGGCCGCTAACAAAACTTGGGCTGGAGCAAAACCTCTAACGGTTTCGAGAAGTGTACTTGCCTCACGCAAAATCTCGTCGACCGTGAGCCGTCGAGCGTCACTACCTGCGTGATCTACCATTACGTCCGTGTCCTCGTATCAACCTGGTGTGGCGGCGCAGTCGCCTCTCACCATCACGAACGGTATCTGCTTGTGAAAAGTTTCCCAATCACTAACAGTGATCCTATCGGACCCGTGCGAAGCAAGTCAATTTGAATCGGAAAAATTGGGGGTCCCTGGCCCAAGCGGTAGCGGGCATGGTACCATTCCGACCAGGCGGTCCAGATGAAAGTAACCTCTGGAGCCGATCGTTGAACTAAATCCATTCCCCATGGCCGTCCGTACGGTCGTCGTCTGTGAAGCCCAGGTTCCCTTCGTTGAAGGAGGCGCCGAGTTCCATGTGCGCGCGCTCGTCACTCAGTTACGTGAGCATGGCTATCAGACTGAGCTCGTCAGCGTTCCATTCAAGTGGTATCAGAAAAAGGAGATTTTGGCCCACGCCACTATCTGGCGACTGTTGGATTTGAGTGAGAGCAACGGGCAAGCCATCGATCTCGCTATCAGCCTTAAATTTCCTACCTACTTCGTACGGCACCCGAACAAAGTAGCTTGGCTTATTCATCAGTATCGTGCAGCGTACGAGTTGTGCGGAACACCCTATTCCGATTTCCAGCATACCGAGACAGACGTAGGTCTACGTGACACTCTGATGCGCCTCGATCGACAAATGCTGAATGAATGTCAACGCCTTTTCACCAACGCACGAAACACCGCGTCCCGTCTGCAGCGGTACAACGGCTTGACTGCTGAAGCCCTGTACCATCCTCCACGACTGGCCGACAAGCTCCGTGCAGATTCATACGGAAACTATGTTCTCTCGGTTGGTCGGCTGGAAGCAGTCAAACGCATCGACCTCGCAGTGGAGGCTATCGCACTTGCCGATTCATCGATTAGGTTAGTCATCGTTGGTGACGGGTCGAACCGGCCGAAGCTCGAAGAGCGTGTGGAGGCCCTAGGGATCAGCGACCGAGTCGACTTCGCTGGTTGGGTAAATGATGACACCTTGATCGAACTTTACGCGGGGGCGCTTGGGGTCGTGTATGTTCCCTACGACGAGGACTACGGATACGTGACATTGGAAAGCTTTCTCGCCCGCCGGCCGATACTTACAACCGAGGATGCGGGCGGTCCCCTCGAGTTCGTGGAGGACGGCATTAACGGCACTGTGTGCATGCCGGAGCCAAGCGCGATCGCCGACGCAATCAGCAAGCTTGCGGCTGACCGCGCCAACGCAGCCCGCCTCGGTGAGGCGGGCTACGCAAGAGCGAAACAGATATCTTGGGACGGTGTCGTGGAACGGCTCGTCGGCGCCACAGGTCCCTTGACGACCGGAAATGGATCGAAGGTACCGTGACGAAACTCATTATCCAGATTCCCTGTCTGAATGAGGCCGCGACACTCCCCGTAACGCTGCGAGATCTGCCGCGAAGCATTCCGGGAATTGACGTAATTGAAACGCTCGTGATTGACGACGGCTCCGAAGACAACACCGCGCGTGTCGCGCGTAACGAGGGCGTCAATCACATCATTAGCTTTCCGCGGAATCGCGGATTAGCGGTGGCCTTCACTGCCGGTATTAACGCCTGCTTAAAGAATGGTGCGGATTTCATCGTCAACACCGACGCCGATAACCAGTATGCTGGCACTGATGTCGTCAAACTCCTTACGCCGTTATTGTCTGGCGAGGCGGAGATTTCAATCGGCGATCGCAATATTAGTTCGCTACGTCATCTACCTTTCATTCGGAGAGCTTTGCAACATTTGGGTAGTTGGGTCGTGCGCCAAGTTTCGAACACAACAGTGCCCGATACGACGAGCGGATTTCGAGCTTACACCAGGGAAGCAGCACTTCAGATGACGATTGTCTCGGAGTTCTCATACACACTGGAATCGATCATCCAGTCGGGTAAGAAACGAATGGCCATTGCGCACGTGCCTGTCGCAACGAATCCAAAGATGCGAGAATCTCGGCTATTCGATAGCACGGTTTCATACATCAAGAAGTCGACAGCCACAATCATCCGCGTCTACGCGATGTACGAGCCACTTAAGATCTTTACCTATATCGGTGGCGCTGTCTTCAGCGCCGGCTTCTTGATTTCACTCCGGTTTCTCTACTTCTACCTTAGCGGCTTAGGTGGTGGAAACATCCAATCACTGATTCTTTCAGCTGTTCTAATGATCGTTGGGTTTCAAGTACTGCTCATTGGGCTCGTCGCTGACGTCATCTCAGGCAACCGCAAACTAATTGAAGATCTACTCTACCGAATCCGTGTGATGGAACTTGAACGGCGCAATGAACCACCTCCGAGACCACCAGACACAGGCACAGAAGTATCGTAGATGGCTAACCCAACTACCACCTCGGTAATCATCCCGGCGTTCAACGAAGCGGCGACCGTCGGTAAAGTCGTGACGTCGCTAAAGAACGTCGCTACCTGGCGAGAAATCATCGTCGTGGATGATGGTTCGACGGACGGGACGAGTGCCGAGGCCCGTAATGCTGGCGCCACAGTCATTACGCACCCTTATAACAAAGGAAACGGCGCCGCCGTGAAGACTGGCCTCCGCAATGCGGACGGTGATTACATCCTGATCACCGACGGTGACGGACAGCATGCTGCAGTGGACGGTTTGCGTTTGGTGGAATTGCTCGGTGACTATGACCTCGTCATAGGTACTCGCTCCGGCATTAGCCAAGCAACCAGAGGACGCCGGATTGGTAACCGGGTCTTGAACTGGCTCGCTAGCTACCTCTCGGGACGGCCGATCCCGGACTTAACGTCAGGTCTGCGTGCGGCACGAACCAAGTATCTCCTCGAATTCATCCACCTCCTGCCAAATGGGTTTTCAACACCGACCACAACTACCCTGTCGTTTATCAAGGCAGGTTACAACGTCGTGTTCGAACCCGCGGAGGCGACACCGCGAGAAGGGCACTCAAAAATCAGGCTGATCCAGGATGGGTTCAAGTTTTTCTTGATTCTACTGCGAGTGATCACGCTCTTTAATCCGCTTCGGATCTTTGTACCGATTGCCGCTGTCCCGTTCATACTTGGCACAGGCTACATGCTGTGGACGCTACTCCGTTACGTGCGGGTGACAAACTCCTCCGTCCTATTAATCGTTCTCGGTGTCATCGTTTTCCTAATCGGTCTTGTCTCAGAACAGATCTCCGCGCTGAGATTCGAACGGAGACGGTAACAGCATCCACGGTTCTCTACCACACTGACCGCGCGGAACCGTCCGGTTGATGTCATGGCCCATACCATCGTCATGGTTAGCACGTCCTATCCTAGGTTTCCCGGGGATACGGTGGGCACATTCCTCGAGCCTATCGCTCAAGGCATTGCGGCGCGTGGCCACGCTGTCCACGTAGTTCTACCGTGGCACCCCCAAGTCGACCGTGCACCAGTCGAACGCGGCGTCCATCTACATTACTTCCGCTACGCTCCAGCCAGCCTATCGGTGTTTGGGTATGCGCAGGGTCTCCGAGCCGACGTCCACTTGAAGACCACTGCATATCTCGCTGCACCGCTGGCGTCCATTGCAGCGATACTCAAGACTCGCCAAGTAGCACGACGCTACGGAGCCACGATTCTTCATGGTCACTGGGTAATTCCAGGAGGCGTAATCGCAGCCTTGGCCGCTTCCACCGCCCTCCCATTAGCGATCAGTCTTCACGGCTCTGACGTGTATGTTGCCGAGCGATACCACTTTCTGGGACCCGTGGCTCGCTGGGCATTCAGCCGGGCTAGTTGGGTAACAGCGTGCAGTGATGACCTGCGTCAACGTGCTATCGGTCTGGGCGCTTCGAAAGACCAC
The nucleotide sequence above comes from Vicinamibacterales bacterium. Encoded proteins:
- a CDS encoding SIS domain-containing protein yields the protein MVDHAGSDARRLTVDEILREASTLLETVRGFAPAQVLLAADMLVSAFESRNKVLVFGNGGSASDAEHLAAELVGRFAHDRQGWPAISLTADSSVVTAIGNDYGFDQIFARQVDALGRQGDIAFAISTSGKSANVIAGLEAAERGGLRRIALTGRDGGLLGRAAELQINVPHDSVPRVQEVHRTLLHVICELVERELAG
- a CDS encoding glycosyltransferase family 4 protein, which produces MAVRTVVVCEAQVPFVEGGAEFHVRALVTQLREHGYQTELVSVPFKWYQKKEILAHATIWRLLDLSESNGQAIDLAISLKFPTYFVRHPNKVAWLIHQYRAAYELCGTPYSDFQHTETDVGLRDTLMRLDRQMLNECQRLFTNARNTASRLQRYNGLTAEALYHPPRLADKLRADSYGNYVLSVGRLEAVKRIDLAVEAIALADSSIRLVIVGDGSNRPKLEERVEALGISDRVDFAGWVNDDTLIELYAGALGVVYVPYDEDYGYVTLESFLARRPILTTEDAGGPLEFVEDGINGTVCMPEPSAIADAISKLAADRANAARLGEAGYARAKQISWDGVVERLVGATGPLTTGNGSKVP
- a CDS encoding glycosyltransferase family 2 protein, giving the protein MTKLIIQIPCLNEAATLPVTLRDLPRSIPGIDVIETLVIDDGSEDNTARVARNEGVNHIISFPRNRGLAVAFTAGINACLKNGADFIVNTDADNQYAGTDVVKLLTPLLSGEAEISIGDRNISSLRHLPFIRRALQHLGSWVVRQVSNTTVPDTTSGFRAYTREAALQMTIVSEFSYTLESIIQSGKKRMAIAHVPVATNPKMRESRLFDSTVSYIKKSTATIIRVYAMYEPLKIFTYIGGAVFSAGFLISLRFLYFYLSGLGGGNIQSLILSAVLMIVGFQVLLIGLVADVISGNRKLIEDLLYRIRVMELERRNEPPPRPPDTGTEVS
- a CDS encoding glycosyltransferase family 2 protein, producing MANPTTTSVIIPAFNEAATVGKVVTSLKNVATWREIIVVDDGSTDGTSAEARNAGATVITHPYNKGNGAAVKTGLRNADGDYILITDGDGQHAAVDGLRLVELLGDYDLVIGTRSGISQATRGRRIGNRVLNWLASYLSGRPIPDLTSGLRAARTKYLLEFIHLLPNGFSTPTTTTLSFIKAGYNVVFEPAEATPREGHSKIRLIQDGFKFFLILLRVITLFNPLRIFVPIAAVPFILGTGYMLWTLLRYVRVTNSSVLLIVLGVIVFLIGLVSEQISALRFERRR